GTCCACTACCGGATAAATTCCATGGATTAAAAGATATTGAACAACGTTATCGTCAAAGATACGTAGATTTAATCATGAGTCCTGAAAGTAAGAAAACATTTATTGCGCGTAGTAAAATTATTCAAGCGATGCGACGTTATTTAGATGACCAAGGATATCTAGAAGTTGAAACGCCAACTATGCACTCTATCCCAGGTGGGGCATCTGCACGTCCGTTTATTACACACCATAATGCATTAGATATGCCGTTATACATGCGTATTGCTATAGAATTGCATCTAAAGCGTTTAATCGTAGGTGGATTAGAAAAAGTTTATGAAATTGGTCGTGTATTTAGAAATGAAGGGATTTCTACTCGTCACAATCCTGAATTTACAATGATTGAACTTTACGAAGCATATGCTGATTATCAAGATATCATGACATTAACTGAGAATGTCATTGCTCATTGTGCGAAAGAAGTGTTAGGGACAACAACAGTACAGTACGGAGATTATGAAGTGAATCTTGAGCCGAAGTGGACAAGACTTCATATGGTAGATGCAATTAAAGAACATACAGGTGCTGACTTCTGGAAGGAAATGACGATCGAAGAAGCTAGAACTCTTGCTAAAGAACATAATGTAGAGATTACTGAACATATGCAATATGGCCACATTGTAAATGAGTTCTTTGAACAGAAAGTAGAGGAGAAATTAATTCAACCTACTTTCATCTACGGTCACCCGGTGGAGATTTCTCCTTTAGCTAAGAAAAACGATGAAGATGATCGTTTCACTGACCGTTTT
This genomic stretch from Metabacillus sp. B2-18 harbors:
- the lysS gene encoding lysine--tRNA ligase yields the protein MSQEEMNQEELSDQLKVRREKLHNLREKGLDPFGKRFERTHQTEDIIATYEGIEKEELDEKEVIVTIAGRIMTKRGKGKAGFAHIQDLSGQIQIYVRKDAVGDEAYEIFNTADLGDIIGVTGVVFKTKVGELSIKVKSFELLTKALRPLPDKFHGLKDIEQRYRQRYVDLIMSPESKKTFIARSKIIQAMRRYLDDQGYLEVETPTMHSIPGGASARPFITHHNALDMPLYMRIAIELHLKRLIVGGLEKVYEIGRVFRNEGISTRHNPEFTMIELYEAYADYQDIMTLTENVIAHCAKEVLGTTTVQYGDYEVNLEPKWTRLHMVDAIKEHTGADFWKEMTIEEARTLAKEHNVEITEHMQYGHIVNEFFEQKVEEKLIQPTFIYGHPVEISPLAKKNDEDDRFTDRFELFIVAREHANAFTELNDPIDQKERFEAQLKEREQGNDEAHMMDEDFIEALEYGMPPTGGLGIGIDRLVMLLTNSPSIRDVLLFPQMRHR